Genomic window (Paenibacillus sp. 37):
TGATGATGCCACCGAGGGTCTGCATGTAGCTCAGGCCGGAAGAACGGGCAGCTTCCACCTGACCGCGCTCAACGGATTTCAGACCGCTACGGACGATTTCGGCAATCATCGCGCCTTCAAACAGACTCAGTCCAACAACTGTGGACCAGAAGACGGACATTTTAATCCCGAGCTGTGGAAGTACCATGTGAATGAAGAAAATGATGAGCAACAGCGGCAGATTCCGAATCGTATCCACGATCACCGCCACGATCTGTGACAGAACAGGGATGCGAGTAAACCGGACCGTACCCAGCACGGTGCCGAGTATGAAGCTGAATACAATGGATAGCCCTGCTACCTGCAGGGTGATCAGGAATCCGTGAAGCAGGAAACGAAGGTTGGGCCACGCATAGGCCCCGCTAAAGTCCATATTTTATTAGCCTCCTTCTGTATGCAGGAATGGAATATCGAAGATCAATAGATGGGGCATGGACTGTGTACAAAGCAACTCAAGCACCGTAGCAGTGAATTACAATATGCACTGTGACATGATCACCAATGCCAGCAAAACACAGACGATCCAGTACTC
Coding sequences:
- a CDS encoding amino acid ABC transporter permease; translation: MDFSGAYAWPNLRFLLHGFLITLQVAGLSIVFSFILGTVLGTVRFTRIPVLSQIVAVIVDTIRNLPLLLIIFFIHMVLPQLGIKMSVFWSTVVGLSLFEGAMIAEIVRSGLKSVERGQVEAARSSGLSYMQTLGGIIMPQALRRMSPPMVSQFISLLKDTSLAIIISLPELMHNVQILGGQSFDYIIPALLLAAVLYFVINYALSIVARRLEARMN